In Streptomyces sp. NBC_00683, the DNA window CGTCATGGCAACGCCCGGGTAATGGGCGTGGTCTAGCGTCCGCCGCCCGAGGAGAAACACGGCAGGAAGCTGGGGTGGGAGATGCGGCGCGCACTACGCCGGAGCGAGGAGACCGCAGACGTCGGACTCGTAGCCCTCGGGGTGACCGTGGCCGAGGAAGAGCTCTACCGGCACCTGCTGCGCTCGGGCCCGGCGTCCGCCGAGGAGCTCGCCGCTGCGCTGCTGGAGCCGCACGCGGAAGTGGCACGACGGACCGAGGCACTGGCTGCGCTGCAACTGGTCACCCTGACGGCCGGCGCGCCGGAACGGTGGGTGGCCGCGGCTCCGGAAGTGGCGGTGGAGCGGCTCATGGAGTGCCGCCAGCGGGAGCTGAACCGGGCCCGCGGTGGGCTGGCCCGGCTAATGGACGAGTACAGGTCGGGCCATCGGCCCGGTGCGGTGGCAGGCCCGGTCGAGGTGGTCGAGGGCGCCGAGCGCTGCGGGCGCCGATACGCGGAGACCGTGGCGAACACCGCCAAGGAGCTGCTCGTGCTCAGCAGGCCGCCGTTCGTCATCCACGGTGGTGTCTCCCTCGATGTCCTGGGCACCCTCGACCGGAACGTCCGTTGCCGGTCGATCTACGACCGGCGCGCCCTGGACCTGCCGCACTCCGTCGCCGACATCACCTCCTACCAGGCCGCGGGCGAGCAGGTGCGCGTCGTCGACGAACTTCCCTTGAAGCTGCTGATCTCGGACCGGACGACGGCGCTTCTCCCTGGCGGCGACGACCGGCCCGGCGAGTGGTTCGTGGTCTCCGGCAGCACGTTGGTGGAGGGCCTGGTGTCGCTGTTCGAGCTGCTGTGGGAACGCAGCGTCCCGCTCGTCCCGGTGCACGCCGAGACGGACGTGACGGAGGCCGGACTGCCCGCATCCGACATCCAACTGCTCGGGCTGCTCTTCGCCGGGCTCACGGACGCGGCGATCGCCCGCCAGCTCAGCACGAGCGTGCGTACCGTGCAGCGGCGCCTGACCCGGCTGATGGAGCGGGCGGGCGTGGGAAACCGCGCGCAGCTCGCCTGGCACGCGGCGCGCGGCGGGTGGCTCACCCATTAGGGCATGTATCGAATCGTGATCAATCGCCTGTTGAACGTCCCTTACATGGCCGCCCGTTCTGGCGCGCGGGGTTCGGTGTGGCGTCAGCTTTGGAACCACACCGAGCCCCGCGTTTCAGATCAGGAGCCGTCGATCAGTCTCTGCACCTCGGGCGGGAGCTCTGAGCCGGAGTAGACGGAGAAGAACGTGGCTGTCTTCGGTGTGTCCCCGATGGCGATGGCAACCTTGGGAGAGATGCCGTCCACTTCGTAGGCCGTCTCCGTCGTATCCGGCTCCTCGCTCTTGTCCTGGCCGCCGGTGTCTTCGCAGGGTGGTTTGGTGGCGACGCCGAGCTTCTTCCCGGGTGTGAATTCAACGTTCGCCACGTCTCGATACGAACTGTCCTGGTAGGTGTACCGATTGACGCAGGAGGCCCCACCGCCACCGCTGTCGGCCGTGCACGCGGCTACTGACATCACCATGGCCGCCGCCACCAGCAAGCCGGCGGATCGCTCGGTCCAGCTCATGCGTGTCCCCCCTCAGTAGATGCTGCAAAGAGGAGGAGTTCCTCCTCCTTGCCACATGGCCTCGCCATCGCTCAGCACGGGAATGAGACCGTGCCCATGGTGAGGCCTTCGTGTTCCGAAATTCGACGTCGGCAATTCGGATCAGGTTCCCTTGCCACGCGTTCTTTCGACCCGAGATGTGCTCGTGCAGCCTGGGGCAGGCGGCAAGGATCGCACTCAGGTCAGCCGAGCGGTGGCAGCCGCTGCTCCTGGTACACCGGCGGGGCGGCGAATCCGAGCAGGCACGCGAAGCGCCCGCTGATGTGCAACTCGGCCCAGCGGAACCGCTCAGCGGACCCTATGGTCGACGGGTCGACGGTGCGTCACGCGGGTTCGACGGGAAGCCACAGCTCGCAGGTCGCCGTGCTGAAATCGTCCGCGCGCTCGAGGACCGCGACGACCGAAGGCCCCGGCCGTAGCCGCCACGGGTTGGAGGGGAACCACTCGGTCGCGGTCGCGGCCCAGGTCGTCTGCAGGGCATGCGGATGCGGTCCGCTGGTACGGAAGACCGCCCACATTCCAGCCGGCACCTCGATGGTGTCGAGCCCGTCCGGGACCGGCGTGTCCCGGCTGAGAGCCACTCCGTGCAGGTAGGTCAGTTCGCTGCCCTCCCTGCCGTCGGGGTCGAGGTCGTCACTGACCTGCAGCAAGCCCGCGGGTTCGGTGTCGCTGAGGGCCTTCAGTCGCCCGTGCTCCTCCTGGGGCAGCGCGGTGATGTGTTCCTGGATATGCGGGTTGACGCCCCGGTGAATGAGCGGAACTCGGGCTGCGTGTCCTACCAGCCTGAATGCGGGGCGGTCGGTGAGGCGGGTGTCCATGGGGAGAATCCCTTCGACGGTCAGGCGGAACCTGAGCTGCGGTTGCGTGCGCAAGGGGCCTCCGTCACGGCGTACGTCACCGGGGCCGACACCGTGGACCGCTCGGAACGCGCGTCCGAACGCCTCACTCGAGCCGTATCCGTGCCGGACGGCGATGTCCAGCAGGTCCTCCTCGCCCCGGACGACGTCGGCGGCGGCGACGGTCATGCGGCGCCGCCGCACGTACTCCGACAGCGGCATACCGGCCAACGACGAGAACATCCGACGCAGGTGGTACTCGGTGGTGCCGAGCGCTCCGGCCAACCTGTCGACGTCGAGCTCCTCGACGAGGTGCTCCTCGACAAGATCGACGAGCTGGTTGAGTGCCGAGATCACGAGGCCTCCTTTCGACTCCAACCCTGGCAGCAGGTACCCCCGCCGTACCCGATCGTTGCGAACCGATCCGATCAGGTGCCTGGACCGAGGCGCCAGTACCCACACATTCCTGCCACAGCAGTCGTTCCGACGGCTACAACACGCTCCGCCCGCCAACTGGAGCACTCAGTCACAGCTGGGCGGTTGTGGAGGGGGCTG includes these proteins:
- a CDS encoding LuxR C-terminal-related transcriptional regulator, with translation MRRALRRSEETADVGLVALGVTVAEEELYRHLLRSGPASAEELAAALLEPHAEVARRTEALAALQLVTLTAGAPERWVAAAPEVAVERLMECRQRELNRARGGLARLMDEYRSGHRPGAVAGPVEVVEGAERCGRRYAETVANTAKELLVLSRPPFVIHGGVSLDVLGTLDRNVRCRSIYDRRALDLPHSVADITSYQAAGEQVRVVDELPLKLLISDRTTALLPGGDDRPGEWFVVSGSTLVEGLVSLFELLWERSVPLVPVHAETDVTEAGLPASDIQLLGLLFAGLTDAAIARQLSTSVRTVQRRLTRLMERAGVGNRAQLAWHAARGGWLTH
- a CDS encoding DUF6281 family protein, whose product is MSWTERSAGLLVAAAMVMSVAACTADSGGGGASCVNRYTYQDSSYRDVANVEFTPGKKLGVATKPPCEDTGGQDKSEEPDTTETAYEVDGISPKVAIAIGDTPKTATFFSVYSGSELPPEVQRLIDGS
- a CDS encoding AraC family transcriptional regulator, with the protein product MISALNQLVDLVEEHLVEELDVDRLAGALGTTEYHLRRMFSSLAGMPLSEYVRRRRMTVAAADVVRGEEDLLDIAVRHGYGSSEAFGRAFRAVHGVGPGDVRRDGGPLRTQPQLRFRLTVEGILPMDTRLTDRPAFRLVGHAARVPLIHRGVNPHIQEHITALPQEEHGRLKALSDTEPAGLLQVSDDLDPDGREGSELTYLHGVALSRDTPVPDGLDTIEVPAGMWAVFRTSGPHPHALQTTWAATATEWFPSNPWRLRPGPSVVAVLERADDFSTATCELWLPVEPA